A region of Lycium barbarum isolate Lr01 chromosome 1, ASM1917538v2, whole genome shotgun sequence DNA encodes the following proteins:
- the LOC132627368 gene encoding uncharacterized protein LOC132627368 yields MNVLKTYGENCHQLVPSLISSKYRNANANYLAEPLQVANRRKQMQGLAVRASSERRSFLTLEEAGLVEVSGLSTHERFLCRLTISSLNLLRVIAEQEGCTIEELNAGRLCDWFLKDKLKREQNLDSAVLQWDESDFQL; encoded by the exons ATGAATGTGCTCAAAACTTATGGAGAAAATTGCCATCAATTAGTACCTTCATTAATAAGTTCCAAATATAGAAATGCAAATGCTAATTATCTTGCAGAACCATTACAAGTTGCTAATAGAAGAAAGCAAATGCAAGGCTTAGCAGTGAGAGCAAGTAGTGAAAGGCGTAGTTTCTTGACACTAGAAGAAGCTGGCCTTGTCGAAGTGTCTGGCCTCAGCACTCATGAACGCTTTCTATGTCGATTGACG ATTTCATCACTCAATTTATTAAGAGTGATAGCAGAGCAAGAAGGTTGTACAATTGAGGAACTAAATGCTGGGAGGTTATGTGATTGGTTCTTGAAAGACAAGCTAAAGAGAGAACAGAATTTGGATTCTGCTGTCCTTCAATGGGATGAATCTGATTTCCAGCTATAA